The DNA segment CCCCACAGCCGTATCATGATTCACCAACCTCTGGGAGGTACTAGTCGCCGTCAGGCGAGTGACATTGAGATCGAAGCCCGTGAGATTTTGCGGATGAAAGATATGCTTAACCATTCTCTTGCGAATATGAGTGGTCAGACTTTCGAGAAGATTGAAAAGGACACAGACCGCGACTATTTCTTAAGTGCTGAAGAAGCTAAGGAATACGGGATCATCGACCGTGTTATTTCTCATCCGAATGAAGCCTGATCGCGTTTTGCGTCAGGCTATTGCGTAAGCTCCTGCATTGGTCCGCACTGCACGCCCACACCGGATATGGCCCAGCTTTTTTATGACTCCGATGCCGATCTCGGTCTGCTGAACGGCAAAACCATAGCGATCATTGGTTACGGCTCCCAAGGTCACGCCCACGCTCTTAATCTCAAAGACAGTGACGTAAAAGTCATCGTAGGCCTGTACAACGGCAGTCGATCTATCAATAAGGCAAAAGCTGATGGTCTTGAAGTCTTGAGTGTGGCTGATGCTTCCGCTAAGGCAGACTGGATAATGGTGCTTCTGCCTGACGAATTCCAAAAAGAAGTTTACGACAAAGAAATTGCACCACATCTAAGTACAGGCAAGGTGCTGGGCTTTGCTCATGGCTTTAACATTCGCTTCGGGCTTATCAAGCCCCCTGCAGATGTGGATGTGGTGATGATTGCCCCTAAAGGTCCGGGTCATACCGTGCGTTGGGAGTACCAAAACGGCCAGGGCGTTCCTGCGTTGTTTGCTATCGAACAAAACCCCTCTGGCAATGCTAGATCGCTTGCTATGGCTTATGCGAAGGGAATTGGCGGCACCCGTGCCGGTATACTTGAGACCAACTTCAGGGAAGAAACCGAAACAGACCTCTTTGGTGAGCAGGCGGTGCTCTGTGGTGGTCTCTCCGAGCTCATCAAGGCTGGTTTTGAAACCCTTGTAGAAGCAGGATACCAGCCTGAGCTAGCCTACTTCGAATGCATGCACGAAGTGAAGTTAATTGTGGATTTAATGGTGAAGGGTGGCCTAACGGCCATGCGGGACTCCATCTCTAACACCGCTGAATACGGTGACTATGTGAGCGGACCCCGCCTGATCACAGCTGATACCAAAGCTAAGATGAAAATGGTTCTAGCTGACATACAGGACGGGACCTTTGCGAAGAACTTTGTAGCCGAGTGCGAAGCCGGCAAGCCCAAAATGAAGAAGATGCGGAATCGCGATGCTCAGCATCCGATCGAAAATGTAGGTAAAAGTCTCCGTTCCATGTTCAGCTGGTTGAAACATGCCTAATACAGCGACTATCCATCCCGAGATCGGGGTGGTATTTGCTGCCGGGCTGGATTGGATTATGGGGGATCCACCGTGGTTGTTGCACCCTGTCGTTGTGATGGGGTGGGTAATTCGGTGGATGCGTGAGTTTTTAGAAACAGTTGCTGGGACGAACCGATTGGCCCTGAGTTTGGGCGGTGGACTAATAACCCTTTGCATAGTTCTCGGGAGCTGCGCGATAGGCTGGGCTGTCGAGCGTCTATGTTTTGCAGATTCACCAAATCACGAGTGGGGGTGGATACTTTTAGTGGTCGGGTTGGCCAGTGCCCTTGCAGCTCGTAGCCTTCGTTCTAGCGTTTTAGCTGTAGTGAAAGCGCTGACTATTCACTCCCACGATGGCGATTTTAGGTCAGCTCGCAAACAATTGAGCCGGATTGTAAGTCGCGATGTTAACCAGCTTGATGAATCAGAGATCCTACGAGCAGCAGCAGAAAGCGCTTCAGAAAATGCTGTCGATGGTATCTTCGCTCCGCTGTTTTGGATGATCGTCGGAATAGCGCTCTGGAGAGTCAACATAAGTCTCCCAGGTCCTCTTGCGCTGGTATGGGCTTTTAAAGCAAGCAGCACCCTGGATTCAATGCTCGGATACAAAATTGGAAAACTGCAATGGATTGGCACAGTTGGAGCCTGTTTAGATGACCTTCTTACTTGGGTCCCATGTCGGCTTGTTATGTTGTCGTTGCCATTGGTATCACGATCGTGGAACCGTTGGCTGATTTTGGTGAAGGCGGCTGAACGAGACGGTGCCCCTGATCCATCCCCGAATGCAGGACGTTCGGAAGCTATTTTTGCTCACTGCGCTGAAGTACAACTTGGAGGATGTAACCGTTACAAATCTAGTTGGGTTAACAAGCCAATTCTAGGCATGAACTACCCGCCAGCTGACCAAGCTGCGATTTTGACAGTGCTTAACCTTAGCCATAGGCTGGAGGGGCTATGGCTGTTTAGCATATTACTTGTGCATTTAAACCCAGCCTCTATCGAGTTAGCTTCAATAAGCACCTCGATCAATTGGTAATAGCAGTAAGCTAAACGTGCGAGCAATGATAGCGCAATCGAGCGCAAAAGAACGGCCACGGACATAAGCCAAATCAAGCTTCACTCGTTTCTTGTAGCTGAGGTTATTGCGCCCACTCACTTGCCAAAGCCCTGTTAATCCTGGGCGTACAGCCACTACTTCATCCATGTAAGGACCATAACGGACTAGCTCTTTATCAACGATTGGTCGCGGGCCAACTACACTCATATCACCGAGTAATATGTTTATGAACTGAGGTAGTTCATCAAGACTGGAACTCCTTAAAAATTTGCCAATCCGAGTGACGCGGGGATCGCACCGTAATTTGAAGTCTCGTTCATATTCGGCTTTAAGCTCTGGGTCTTCTATTAAAAAGGCGGCCAATGTAGCGTCAGCATCAGGGCGCATGGTACGGAATTTGATACAGCCGAAGTATTTGTAATCCCGTCCGACGCGGCGCTGAACGTAAAAGATTGGACCTGGGGAACCAAGCTTGATCAGACAAGCCAACAGCAGTAGCACGGGAGATCCCAAAGTGAGAACGGCGAGCGAGAAGATCACATCTCCACTACGCTTGAGTCCGCGTTCTGTCCGGTTCTGCTGACGAATCAGTGTCTTTGTTGTCAACGTGGACGGAGAAGCAAAAATCGCAGCCAGATATGGGCGATAGGTTCGTCTGCTGACATTTAGGCTGATCACCTTAGGCAAAGATGGCCGGAGAGCTTTCGTCGAAAACCCAGTATGCGTCTCAACATACTCAACTTTAGGACAATAACCCTGGCGGTCTGGTTCGGTCACTCGCAGCAACGGCGTAGTATGTCTGGTGCTGTGCCCAGGCTCGAAGCAAAGAAGCTTTAAACCGTGAGACGAATGTTTTGGGACAAAAGCATTCAGCCCGGGCTCTGATTTTTGCAGGATTCAGCCGATGCCACAGTCGGTTGTGCTCAAACCACTGCACAGCTTGTACAAGTGACTCTGCCGTTTGATCGGGGAAAAGCACGCCAGTTGGCTCTGAACAACCGTTAACAGCGCAACATACTGTGTCCAATAGACCACCTCGACCCAGACCAATTACTGGAGCACCAGCAGCCATGGCTTCTACCGGGGCGATTCCAAAATCTTCAAGTCCCCCATGTATAAATGCACGGCAGCGCGACATTAACCTTTCCACCTGCTTGTGAGACTGACGACCCAAGAGAGTGATGCTTGAGCCGGCGAGGGTTTCTAATCGAGAACGTTCTGGACCATCTCCAACTACAAGCAAGGGAAGCTTGAGGTGATTGAAAGCCTCCATGACCAAATCGACACGCTTGTAAGGAACTAAACGGCAGACGCACAAGTAGTTTGAGTCTCGGGCGGAATCCCAACGAAAGCGGTGAACGTTAACGGGAGGATGGATTACTTCAGCGTCGCGTCCCCAAAACTTACGAATTCGCCGAGCGGTAAATCGTGAATTAGCGATTATGTGGTCAACTCGTTGAGCACTAAGTTGATCCCATTGTCTCAATACATGCAATTGCCAACGAATCAGAGGTCCCAAGCCATGGCGTGCCAAAGCTGAACGGTTTAAGTAGGTATGCATTTGGTCCCATGCATAGCGAACCGGCGTATGCACATAACTAACATGGAGTTGGTCAGGCGACGTAAGTACCCCCTTCGCCACAAGATGGCTACTGCTGATTACAAGCTCAGTATCAGTAAGGTCAATCTGTTCAATAGCCATGGGGAGTAGCGGCAGGTATTGCTGGACATGACTTACACCCCAGGGGAAATGCTGGATCGGGCTTGTGCGAATGGCATGCTCAGAAAACCAACTCCCTTTACGGTAACTTTCATCATTGACGAGGGATGCTAGTAATGGTTGTCGACCAAGATCCCTCAATAAGCGGTCCAAAGCCTCCACAACAAGTTCAGCGCCTCCAATCGATCTTGGAGTGAACCAATCATGAACAAGAGCAATGCGCTGGGGCAAGGAATCGGATGTTAGCGACATAGTTTGACTAAAGTATTGATACAAAATTTCTTGGCTTGTTGCAATCCGCCCCCCTTAAGAGCTCACGATGTTGCTCTTGAATAAGAGGCTAGTTCCTGGGAATAAGCAACTTCCTTAATGTGAAAAAAAACTAAAAGATCTTTTGAAAACCCTTCGGTCTATTAACAAAAAAAGCGCAAGCGTCTTCATATCTTAAGTTGATAGAGGTCGGATTGTTGTGGGCACCCTCTCCTTCGACGAGACACAAACACAAGGCCCTCGCCGTTAACGACCTAGAAAACCATTGACAGTGGTGTTGCCATTATCAAGAGGGTAAGTAGCAATTAGGATAATAGAAGCTTTAAACGAATTCCTTGATCCGAAAAGTGCCGTGAATTATAGAACTAGTCAACTAATCATATTCGTAGCGGGAGCGATTGTTAACAAATACGCTTCTCTTTTAGACATCACATTTGGATGCTCTAATACTAATAAAAAGATTCTCTTATAAATTGACACAGATTTTTTGCTGCCGTTGCGTCTTTCTCAATCCAACCATCTTGGAACCAATCCCAGTAAGGTAGGTATTTGATAGTCCAACCTGCTCTCTTTAAAGCATTTGCACGTTCAAGGTGATCATCTGTGTAAGTGGAGCCATCAGCAAGGTAATGATGCTTACCATCAACTTCTATCCCCACTGCTTTTTTAGTTAATCGATCATAGACAACCAGATCCAGTCTGAAACCGCATGTGTGGACTTGATTATAAAGAACAAGTCTTTGTGGATAATCACTCTGAATGAGATCAGAAATTACATCTGCAACAATTAATTCGAACTCTGATTCGCATGCTAACGGTTCATAGGTCCAGCCAATAGGCAAATATCCAAGATCGATATCTTTGATATTCTTTATGCCTTGTCCCATCTTAGCAAGCATTTGCCGCATTAGCAGCATATTAGACGGTAATTTTCCATGTATAAAATAAGTAAAGTATTTTGCACGACTCGTTGCAACATTAAACCTATTCTGATCTTCCATAAATGCCTTAGAGTGTTTCTGTTCTTCATCTAAAGATGGCGTAAAAATGATTACGTCTCTCTCATTTCCCTGAAACTCTTCTGGTGTTCCAATCATTAGGGAAATATTATCTTGCTCTTCATCAGACAAACGGCGAAGTGCTTCCTCTTTCATGAAATTTACTTGATCTCTTATGAAAGAGACAACTCCAACATTAATGAACTCATTGTGCGCTAAAGGTGCTATCAAAAACACACTTTGAGTTAATGGTGTTGGTGTATTTCTAGCAAAAGACTCGATGATTTCAAAAGCACAATCAACCTCGCCTTTATTAATTTGTGAATTCTCCTCACGTTTTGTAGAGACCTGCAGGTCCATGAACGCGTTAATTGCCTTGTTTTCCGGTAATGCAGTCATGATTCTAAGTCCCTTTCCCGACCCTTCGTCTGAATAGAATTGATCGCTTGTAAATTCAGCAAGCATAGGAAGTGATCTAAAATGCTCGTTTAGTAGTACGGGAGCAGCAGTAACTGGATTCAGGTCATTGCGGATCAAATCAAGGATGGAAGACTCAGAGACAAGCAGGTCTCTATCCCCTGCAGTCTTGAAATCCAACGGGTATCCAGGGAGTCCGGAGAAGTACTTGTTCCAGGTTAACTTTTCAAAGACCTTGCTAAGGAAGATAACTCCGCCTGACTTAATCCCTAATTGCTTATGATCTCCAACAATGCAAAATCGCTTGGCACGAAAAAGGATTGGAAATATTTCTGCTAAATTGACTTGTGATGCTTCGTCAAGTATCAGCAGATCGAACGGCTCTGCTTCGAATGGCAAGTAGGGGTGAAGCGATTTAATCTCACCCATTACAATTGGAAAGACTTGGAAGAGCATATCAAATTCAATTTTTGCATTTGCACTTTTCACTCTATTAATACTCTTCCAGTATAATCTCTTGTAGAAAGCATCTAATGCATCTCTATATTTAGAATTCTGAAGCAGGTTATTAACCCGTATTGAGTGACTACTTGAGAGAAGTTCGGCAAGAATTGATTCCTTTGGGTTTGAAGGATAAAGTTCATTATTCCTTCGCTCAAAAGTTTTGCGTATTACTTCCAGAGGTTGATTAACAACGCTTCTCTGCAGTTGCTGAGCATCGGCAAAATAAGATAAGTATGTCAGTGTAAGAATTAATACTTCTTCCTTATATTGATTATATTGTTCGATCTCGAAGTTAAGTGCTCTAAGCACTGCTGTCGATAGAATTTTTAATCTTACCGCCTCTTTCAGGGATATTTCCCCCCCACTGCATCTTGATAACTCTCGAATATTGATACATTCTTTGAGCATTCTTCTTGCTTTTAAGCGAGATTTGTTGTTTTGAATGGGATTTATTTTTTTGATGATTGTTTCAGAAAGTGCAAAATCTTCTTCAAGTATTTTTCGACAATCAAGTGCTCTTTGATTGTTATTGTAATATTGTCGCAACTCAGATTCAAGGTTAAATATTTTCGATGCATAATTTTGTTTCTCAACAATTAAAGTATCCACTGTTTTAGATAGTCTCTCTAGTTCATTCTCCTCGATGCTTGTTTGGCAATCAGTTGCCCTGCTGAGTAAATCGTTAATCACGCCCCGGGTTTTTTGCTTTGTCCGTTTGTCATCTGAAATATAAAGGCACGCGGAATCGCCAAGTATATCTGTTACGTTTTTATAAACGATGTCAACAGCAGGCTTCTTCTGAGAAGCGACAAGCACTTTCATGCCTATCTCGCTCGCTGTTATTGCAAGTGCTGAGATTGTAAATGACTTACCAGTTCCTGGAGGACCTTGAATATAAGAGATGTCATTCTGTAGTGCACGATAGATTGCTGTTTTCTGTGATTTAGATAAGGAAAAAGGAAGTCTTGCTAAGGATACAAAAATATCATTATCCTCAATTTGCTTATGTCTAGATTCGAAATTCTTTCCGGCAAAAACTGATTGAAGTAGTCGCTCAAGAGTAGTCATTGTGAGATCCCTTGTGCAAGATCATTCAGTGCCCGGTATGTGCTCAGTCCTGGTGGTATTGGAGCAAAAAATATCCAGTCACCAGGACAATAGAAAAATTTCTTGATTTTAGTGATATCTCTTGCCTCAATCGCTGACTTAACACATGCTAAAGGTGACTCTAAACATTCGCATGGAGTTTTAGTAAATATTTTGAAGTCGCTAACAAATTTATCTGACAATGCTGCCATACTTACTAATTCCTCAAGACCGACATTATCTAGTTTCTCCTCAATATCCTGCACTATTTGACTCCCTGTCAAATTTGCATCTGGATCAAAAGCAGCATATGCTTCTTCTTCTTCGTCTGTATTTTTTGAAATCAATGCAGTCGCTAGATCATAGTTAACTACCCATTCGGAAATTTGACATTCTCCATTTTCTTCAAAAATGACCTGCCCATAAATTATTGGAGCAGCAATTAATCTAAGGAAATTCCTTGTACCCACCTTTTTAGTGTAAGTGCCCGCAAGCATGCCTACGCCACAGAAAATACCATTCCCAATTTTCTGTTGGTCAATTTCTCTCTTGTAACCCTCGTTACCTGTATTCTTCAGATCAGAAAAATGAATATTAGTTATCCGCTGAAATCTACTTTTAATTTTTCGCTTTGATGTTGTTATTAGAACTTGTGCATAATCTCCACCTGATGCGGAGCTGAATGCAACTTTTCTGCTCATATCTCGGAGATAAAGCAAATAGCGTTCGCTAAGATTACTATTCATAAACCTCAAAGAGAAACGGTATTCTTAAGAGTTTCCTCAAGATCTTTCACTGCATTAATAATTGCAACTTGTGCTGTCTCTACTTTCTTGACCTCATTAGTAATAGATTCGACCGTTTGAACTAATTCCTGGTTGCTTGCTTTTAAAGCAGCTTCAAGTTCCTCAGATCGCTTCTTGATTTTGTCTTTTTC comes from the Synechococcus sp. M16CYN genome and includes:
- the ilvC gene encoding ketol-acid reductoisomerase; its protein translation is MAQLFYDSDADLGLLNGKTIAIIGYGSQGHAHALNLKDSDVKVIVGLYNGSRSINKAKADGLEVLSVADASAKADWIMVLLPDEFQKEVYDKEIAPHLSTGKVLGFAHGFNIRFGLIKPPADVDVVMIAPKGPGHTVRWEYQNGQGVPALFAIEQNPSGNARSLAMAYAKGIGGTRAGILETNFREETETDLFGEQAVLCGGLSELIKAGFETLVEAGYQPELAYFECMHEVKLIVDLMVKGGLTAMRDSISNTAEYGDYVSGPRLITADTKAKMKMVLADIQDGTFAKNFVAECEAGKPKMKKMRNRDAQHPIENVGKSLRSMFSWLKHA
- a CDS encoding AAA domain-containing protein; amino-acid sequence: MTTLERLLQSVFAGKNFESRHKQIEDNDIFVSLARLPFSLSKSQKTAIYRALQNDISYIQGPPGTGKSFTISALAITASEIGMKVLVASQKKPAVDIVYKNVTDILGDSACLYISDDKRTKQKTRGVINDLLSRATDCQTSIEENELERLSKTVDTLIVEKQNYASKIFNLESELRQYYNNNQRALDCRKILEEDFALSETIIKKINPIQNNKSRLKARRMLKECINIRELSRCSGGEISLKEAVRLKILSTAVLRALNFEIEQYNQYKEEVLILTLTYLSYFADAQQLQRSVVNQPLEVIRKTFERRNNELYPSNPKESILAELLSSSHSIRVNNLLQNSKYRDALDAFYKRLYWKSINRVKSANAKIEFDMLFQVFPIVMGEIKSLHPYLPFEAEPFDLLILDEASQVNLAEIFPILFRAKRFCIVGDHKQLGIKSGGVIFLSKVFEKLTWNKYFSGLPGYPLDFKTAGDRDLLVSESSILDLIRNDLNPVTAAPVLLNEHFRSLPMLAEFTSDQFYSDEGSGKGLRIMTALPENKAINAFMDLQVSTKREENSQINKGEVDCAFEIIESFARNTPTPLTQSVFLIAPLAHNEFINVGVVSFIRDQVNFMKEEALRRLSDEEQDNISLMIGTPEEFQGNERDVIIFTPSLDEEQKHSKAFMEDQNRFNVATSRAKYFTYFIHGKLPSNMLLMRQMLAKMGQGIKNIKDIDLGYLPIGWTYEPLACESEFELIVADVISDLIQSDYPQRLVLYNQVHTCGFRLDLVVYDRLTKKAVGIEVDGKHHYLADGSTYTDDHLERANALKRAGWTIKYLPYWDWFQDGWIEKDATAAKNLCQFIRESFY
- a CDS encoding glycosyltransferase translates to MSLTSDSLPQRIALVHDWFTPRSIGGAELVVEALDRLLRDLGRQPLLASLVNDESYRKGSWFSEHAIRTSPIQHFPWGVSHVQQYLPLLPMAIEQIDLTDTELVISSSHLVAKGVLTSPDQLHVSYVHTPVRYAWDQMHTYLNRSALARHGLGPLIRWQLHVLRQWDQLSAQRVDHIIANSRFTARRIRKFWGRDAEVIHPPVNVHRFRWDSARDSNYLCVCRLVPYKRVDLVMEAFNHLKLPLLVVGDGPERSRLETLAGSSITLLGRQSHKQVERLMSRCRAFIHGGLEDFGIAPVEAMAAGAPVIGLGRGGLLDTVCCAVNGCSEPTGVLFPDQTAESLVQAVQWFEHNRLWHRLNPAKIRARAECFCPKTFVSRFKASLLRAWAQHQTYYAVAASDRTRPPGLLS
- the cbiB gene encoding adenosylcobinamide-phosphate synthase CbiB, giving the protein MPNTATIHPEIGVVFAAGLDWIMGDPPWLLHPVVVMGWVIRWMREFLETVAGTNRLALSLGGGLITLCIVLGSCAIGWAVERLCFADSPNHEWGWILLVVGLASALAARSLRSSVLAVVKALTIHSHDGDFRSARKQLSRIVSRDVNQLDESEILRAAAESASENAVDGIFAPLFWMIVGIALWRVNISLPGPLALVWAFKASSTLDSMLGYKIGKLQWIGTVGACLDDLLTWVPCRLVMLSLPLVSRSWNRWLILVKAAERDGAPDPSPNAGRSEAIFAHCAEVQLGGCNRYKSSWVNKPILGMNYPPADQAAILTVLNLSHRLEGLWLFSILLVHLNPASIELASISTSINW
- a CDS encoding sugar transferase, with protein sequence MPKVISLNVSRRTYRPYLAAIFASPSTLTTKTLIRQQNRTERGLKRSGDVIFSLAVLTLGSPVLLLLACLIKLGSPGPIFYVQRRVGRDYKYFGCIKFRTMRPDADATLAAFLIEDPELKAEYERDFKLRCDPRVTRIGKFLRSSSLDELPQFINILLGDMSVVGPRPIVDKELVRYGPYMDEVVAVRPGLTGLWQVSGRNNLSYKKRVKLDLAYVRGRSFALDCAIIARTFSLLLLPIDRGAY